In the genome of Catharus ustulatus isolate bCatUst1 chromosome 1, bCatUst1.pri.v2, whole genome shotgun sequence, the window tctcaccAGGTTTTTTGATGCTCTcaccaggatttttggggtctcaccaggtttttggggggctgcttgggggtgtctgagtttttggggcccttctggggtctcagaggtttttgggctctAATTGACTTTTCGGGGCCTGCTCGGGgatctcattgagtttttgggggacCCCTTGGGCAAtctcaggggaattttgggggtctcaggaggtttttgagggtctcgggggggtttttggggggctcttctggggtctcactgggtttttccGGGCCTCaccgaattttgggggtcccttcaagggtctcattgagttttggGGGGCCCTTTTtgggtctcaggggggttttgggagcagtttgggggtctcactTGGTTTTTTGGGGCTCTCACCCGGTTTTTAGGGGGCCGTTCTGGGGtccactgggattttggggtgtcagaggtttttgggctctcaccgaattttgggatccctttagggatctcattgagtttttggggcctcattgagttttttggggccCCCTTGGGGggtctccccctcccctcccccctccccaaattgagATTTCCTCCCCCCCTTaagcccccaccccaaattgggatttttccccctgaagcCCCCCCCCACCCTGAGGGCCCGGCGGGCGCGCCGTGGCTGCAGCATGGACACCGTGAAGtcttggggagggggcgtggggTGGGTTCAGGACCCCCAGAAACCTCCCTGGAACCACTGCAGACACCGagaaacccccccaaaaaaccctcaaaaaagaCTCCCCACAAAgtgccccaaatttttcccccaaagccccccaaaattgcccccaaaatcccccaaacccccctgggctCTGAACCCCAGAATTTCTTGGGGGTCTgacccacccagagctccctcaaAGTCCCCCAAAACCTTCCAAATTCCCCCAGATTTCCCCACAAAGCCCCCCCAATTTCCCCTAAGATCGCCCCAAAGCCCttccaaatttctcccaaaccccccaggtgtttgaaccccaaaattttcaagggtctgaaccacccagagcccccttAACCCCTCAAAGCCCCCGCaaattgcccccaaattccccccaaaaacctccaaagccccccaaatttcccccaagatccccccaaaccctctgcaggtctgaacccccaaattccctctgatattccctccaaatcccacccagagccccccaaacccccccaggggATCTGaaccccccaagccccccaggGGTCTCACCCTGAAGGCGTCGGCCACGGCCTTGGCCCCTCGCAGGTTGGTCCAGGGCGAGATTCCCACAAAGAATTCCTGGACTctggggggcagggggcggTTGGGACCCCCGGAGGGTCCGGGAaggggtcccaggagggtcccgggggtcctGGTTGCCCCCCAGACTCACCGGTGAACAGAATGTCACCCCCGTCCAGCGCCGCCCCCTCGTCCGTCACCGACAGCACGCAGAgttggagctgctccagcacctcccggaGCTCCccgagctggggagggggcaagggGTTGGGGGGGGGTCATGGCGGGGGGGGAGGACACCAGGTTAGAGCCCCCTCCCCGCAGATCCACCGAGAGCCCCAcgagctggggaggagggcagggggatcccaggggggGCGGGTGGGACAGCGGGCACAACTTCTCCAGAACCCACAGTGATCCTCCAGAGCCccgggagctggggagggggacaaaGGGGTCATGGCGGgggggggacagcgggcacaACCCTCCCACAGAATCCACAGAGACCCCGCGGACCCACAGAGCCGCCTGAGCTTGGGGTGTGGACAGGGCGGGTCATAGGGTGGGGGGACAACAGGCACGATCCCCCCCAGAACCCACAGGGGGCAGCGGCCGCAGCAGGGCGTGCATGAAGTGGCTGAAGGGCTCGGACATGGCCGGGACCCCCTCCCGAAAAATGAGGGCTCCTTCCAAAAAACGGGACTTTCCAAAAAATGcgacccctcctcaaaatgaggtctcctcccaaaaaatgggacCTTCCAAAAACGGGCCCCCTCCCGAAAATGGAACCTTCCAAAATAGAGACTACTCCCAAAAGCAGGAtacccccctccccaaaaacggGACCCTGCCCCTCTTCAGCGGGGCAGTTTTGAGGTCGCCCCTTGAAACGTCTCCCCTGCTCAAAACTGCTCAAATTTTGAATGGGGGCGGCCCAGAGCCCCCACTGCGACCCCCAGTCTATTCCCCATAAACGGCGGTCCCAatcccataatgcattgcggcggccccttACCCATAACGCATTGCGGCAGAGCCCTACCCATAATGCgttgcggcccccgcctacccataacGCATTGCGGTAGCCCCCTACCCATAACGCATTGCGGCAGAgccctacccataatgcattgcgggccagcctacccataatgcattgcggaaaaaaaaacacgcgtggacAAAACTCGCGTGGAAACAAACACGCatggaaaaactcgcgtggaaaaaactcgagtggaaaaaactcgcgtggagGGAGGAGTTGCATGTGGGGGGGTTGCGTGGGGGGGGAAGCTCACGTGGGGTAGTCTCGCTTGGGGGGGGTTAGCGTGGGGGGGGGCAGGCTCccgtggggggggggggggaggctTGCGTGGGGGAGGGGGGTTTGCGGGGTGGAGGGGAGCTCACGTGGGGTATCTCGCTTGGGGGCGGTTAGCGTGGGGGGGGGGGCGTTCTCCGGTGGGAAGGGGGGTGGGCTTGCGTGGGAGGGGGGGGGGTTGCGTGGGGgcgggctgggccacctggccctgtcggcagccccgagccggccgagcctgcacagcccgagccaagccagtaaaccccgccctgccgccgttctgttactatttggcaactttgttgcacgcgggtcctcgctgagaatgacagagcggcttatactcaggtgtggcttatttatggacaaagaacgaaatgtttcccaacacccagagatgcggcttatactcagtgcggcttgtattcgtgaaatgactgtaattTGGGAAGCTCCTTTCTTACACTAATTCATGCAAAGCATGAATAGAATAGAACATCAAGGAAATTACcttaagaaaaatatgaaaacagaagTTATTGGAACAACAAAAGCTATATGATCTCAAACATAAAacataatacaaaaaaaatatgcaaataaattgTGAAGTCTGGTTCTTATTTAAGAAGACAGCTGTTACCAATATCAGATTCTTCTATTAGTATAAAAAAGGATTCTAAAgttgaaaatttaaataaaaaacatctAGGAAAGATACTACAAGACACTGGAAGAAGAGCCACGTctcaaatatattaaaaatattcaattagGTATCATATTtgacacaggaaaatatttgggaGTAGAaggtattaaaaacaaaatgaccAGATTTTTTTACTTAGACACTGGCCACACAATACATAAAAAACATTATATAAGAAGGTAATATATCACAAAATTCAATGGTTCAAGGATTAATAATACAATGATACTTTAATCTTTATAGTGAAATCAACCCTCATTAGTAACATATGAACACCATTATATTATCTTATAACTTTTTAATGCCCTAAGTGAAATCAGTTAAAGTTTAATTAAACATCCACTGACGAAAGGTTCACATCATTGTTGCAACAAAACCAGAGCTATTAGTTAAAGAAAGGTCAGACTTCATTATCTGCCTCCTTCCATGGAGGATGCTTCAGGTTTGTGAAGGagacagcactgctgaggaaagccagcagtgctggcatcTCTGCTGTGTATGATTTGAAAGATTGTATTCCAGTTCTTTACACTCTCGATTCACAACCTTTCACCACCACTAGAAATCTCACACATGTTACTTACAAATACTGTTGAAAGTTTGACAACTGAATATAAAACTGTGAGATATGCTGTCGACTGGACACAGGCCAGATAAACGATGGCTTTAGTAAAGCATGCAGTTTGTAAAGAAGGTATTGCAATTGTGGACATTGGATCAGTTGCTCAAAAAACTTTCATAAAATGATTTTGAATTAAGGTTTCTATATGGGACATCAGCACACTCGTatcagcagcacagacctgGTGATCCccatttcctgtctttttcagGGTCTCTAATAGGCCCCAGTGGATTGGAGGCAGAGCACTGTAAGAACTCAGCAAGTGAAGCTGACTTAATGgattctgatttatttctgcaatCCTCAAGGCCCTCAAGATAGCAGGTGCAAACTTAGAATAATGAGCTGTAGATGAAATAATAATTGGGCAAGTTCTATCTTGTAATCGATCTGCAACTACTTTAGCAACAGCTGTGTGTGTATCCAAAATATATCCTGTAGTACTGTACACAGAGTGAATGGCAGCCAGACAGTCCTCATCAGAGCACCAGCCAGCCACTAAGTCCTGCTGAAGCTTTCCAAGTAGAtctttctgcagctggaagTGGCCCTGATTTTCCAGCTGATTAAATAATTGTGTCATCAGTTGTCCATCTTCATTAGCGATCAGGTGTAAGTATCGCTCAAGATTGGAGGACTTCAAAATATCTACTGCTGGTGAAAAACTGGAAATCAGTTTTCTTCCCCTCAAATCATAAACACCTGTTCTTATGAAGTCAGTcaaaacattgttttcattggaagcacaaatacattttctaatAGGAATTCCCATCATTTTAGCATAGAAAGCAGCTAACATGTTGCCAAAGTTTCCCGTAGGAATGCAAATATCTACAGGGCTTCCAAAAGAAATAATACCTTGATGAACGAGATCAAGGTATGCAGAGGCATGATAAACTATCTGAGGAAGCAGTCGTGCCCAGTTTATGGAGTTTGCTGCAGCTAAAGCTGTTCCATATTCTACAGTAAGAAAGCCAGTAAAATCAGAATTAGTAAAGATTTGCTTTATAGCTGTCTggcaaaaatcaaaatcagatTTGACACCCACTGACCACGCATTTTCCTTCTGACAGGCAATCATTTGTGATTTTTGAATTGGGCTCACTCCATCCTCAGGGAAGAAATTCACCAGAGCAATTCTCTGTTTGTCAGTGTCATGGAGACGACTAAAGCCATCTAGAACAGcactccctgtgtccccagaagTTGCTACCAGAATTAAGTAATTGCAGCTTCTGGGAATGCAGTAGGCAAATAAATGTGGCACCAACTGTAATGCAAAATCTTTAAATGATGCTGTTGGTCCGTGAAATAACTCAAGAAGGAACTGATTGCCTGCCAGATGCCTAACTGGGGCAACTTTAGAACAACTAAAATTTTCTCCATATGCAGTTTCAATAATTTCTGCCAGCTTAGAAGCAGGAATGTCAGCAGGATGTATGCATCTTTCTAGTATCACCTGGGCTCTTTCAACATAAGTTGCTTCTATCAGACCTTGCCATTCTTCAGCGGTGAATTTTGGAAGTCCTCTCTCAGGAACAAAGAGTCCTCCATCAAGGGCTAAGCCCTGAGTAACAACGTCACTGAAATATAATTTATGAGAGTCTTCTTCCATACTCCTTCCAGACCTACTAGACCTTGTTGAAATGAAAGTTTCCAGTTCTGAGTCTTGGTATCTCTTCACAGCATCAAGTACCTTTTCTGCTACAACCTCTGCTGCAACATCCCCTCCACAAAGAACACGGATGTCAAACCATCTTTTGTAGAACTGTTTCCTAAACTGAAGTACATCTTTGAGAGAAATACCAGGAGACAGGCCCACGATACGATCCGTTCCCTTTGATTTCAGCCTGCTCATAATGACAGTTGTGGGCACATCCAGATATACAActattccatttttctttatgtgCTGCATGCCAGCAGCATGCATTGGATTGGAGCCAGTAAGGGAAATTACACTTCCAGATGCTGAGAACTTCAACAgggcttttccttcctcctctagAAATTCCTCATTACCAACCTCCTGCAGTTTTTCTGACACACTCATATTCCAGGTTGTTTCAAGGACATCATCATCTATGTCTATGACAGGGCAATTCAGTTTCTGGCCTACAATTCTCCCAGTCGTTGTTTTCCCAGCACCTGGAGGTCCCATCaggataatatttttctttccaagaagaGAACGACTTGAGAACCATGACTTCCATATCTGTGCAAATGCAACAGGTCTTGAAAGCATCAGTTTTAAACACATGCTAGAAAGATTGTTTTGGGTTATTAGTCTTAAAGGCTGATACTGAAAAACGTGAAACATCTTCTGATGAGTTATTGCGGGGTTTTTTC includes:
- the THNSL1 gene encoding threonine synthase-like 1, whose protein sequence is MFHVFQYQPLRLITQNNLSSMCLKLMLSRPVAFAQIWKSWFSSRSLLGKKNIILMGPPGAGKTTTGRIVGQKLNCPVIDIDDDVLETTWNMSVSEKLQEVGNEEFLEEEGKALLKFSASGSVISLTGSNPMHAAGMQHIKKNGIVVYLDVPTTVIMSRLKSKGTDRIVGLSPGISLKDVLQFRKQFYKRWFDIRVLCGGDVAAEVVAEKVLDAVKRYQDSELETFISTRSSRSGRSMEEDSHKLYFSDVVTQGLALDGGLFVPERGLPKFTAEEWQGLIEATYVERAQVILERCIHPADIPASKLAEIIETAYGENFSCSKVAPVRHLAGNQFLLELFHGPTASFKDFALQLVPHLFAYCIPRSCNYLILVATSGDTGSAVLDGFSRLHDTDKQRIALVNFFPEDGVSPIQKSQMIACQKENAWSVGVKSDFDFCQTAIKQIFTNSDFTGFLTVEYGTALAAANSINWARLLPQIVYHASAYLDLVHQGIISFGSPVDICIPTGNFGNMLAAFYAKMMGIPIRKCICASNENNVLTDFIRTGVYDLRGRKLISSFSPAVDILKSSNLERYLHLIANEDGQLMTQLFNQLENQGHFQLQKDLLGKLQQDLVAGWCSDEDCLAAIHSVYSTTGYILDTHTAVAKVVADRLQDRTCPIIISSTAHYSKFAPAILRALRIAEINQNPLSQLHLLSSYSALPPIHWGLLETLKKTGNGDHQVCAADTSVLMSHIETLIQNHFMKVF